The proteins below are encoded in one region of bacterium:
- a CDS encoding winged helix-turn-helix domain-containing protein, translating to MAGFLKDEDRNKLKGLHRKTKEKKLADRIKCILALDFGFTYKEIKKMLLLDEVSINNYKKIYQEKGIDKLLDVNYNGYSGKLSLAQEEELKSHLKKHLIRSAKGICEIVKQRFGIKYTSVGMVHLLHRLGFVYKKTRLVPCKANKEKQEAFVKKYEELKANKEKDDKIYFIDAVHPQYNSMPGWGWIEKGKDMITLSNSGRQRININGALDIETK from the coding sequence ATGGCAGGATTTCTTAAGGATGAGGATAGGAACAAATTAAAAGGTCTGCATAGGAAGACAAAAGAAAAGAAGTTAGCAGACCGTATTAAGTGTATCTTGGCATTAGACTTTGGATTTACCTATAAAGAGATAAAAAAGATGTTGCTTTTGGATGAGGTAAGTATAAACAATTACAAGAAGATATACCAGGAAAAGGGAATAGATAAGCTATTGGATGTAAATTATAATGGCTATTCTGGAAAGTTGTCTTTAGCCCAAGAAGAAGAATTAAAAAGCCATCTAAAGAAGCATTTAATAAGGTCGGCAAAGGGGATATGTGAGATTGTTAAACAAAGATTTGGAATCAAATATACCTCTGTTGGAATGGTTCATCTTTTACATAGATTAGGATTTGTATACAAGAAAACCCGATTAGTTCCCTGTAAGGCTAATAAAGAAAAACAAGAAGCATTTGTTAAGAAATATGAGGAACTAAAAGCCAATAAGGAAAAAGATGATAAGATATACTTCATAGATGCCGTTCACCCCCAATATAACTCAATGCCAGGGTGGGGCTGGATAGAAAAGGGAAAAGATATGATTACCTTAAGTAATAGTGGTCGTCAAAGAATAAACATAAATGGTGCCTTGGATATAGAAACAAAGA